From the Armatimonadota bacterium genome, one window contains:
- a CDS encoding glycoside hydrolase family 16 protein: MSRALMILVIAAASCVRAHSACEVSVTAVAPFGEFGSISGTVSGVVPGDYRIAPLVFFPGSGWYSKPYYDNRRVVSINPDGTWTANVFWVGMDRQATMVEAYLIPASSFPACYPSYVEAAECVPAQLKNAAAACARAVRPSQPRFTWSGFDWIVKANEAVEVGPGPNFFSSNPANVWVDEQDRLHLRITYRDGSWYCSEIALDSRPGYGTYRFCFDSAVHALDPNVIFGLFPWSDSCSDPDHREMDFEFSRWGDPAGLNAQFVIQPYDAPGNTERFSMPSCAESVHTMEWTPGRVKFKSECGDCSDASGRTLVHEWEVADAARVPDSLDERLRINLWLRKGLPPTNGQESEVVLKSFQFVPAETGKPVVGATNRAAADPLIATASDDFIFRLWGHVQSADCEYLTISDGSRAESGGPLSVRVLEPFHCLKPGDYVLAQGVLSLLPGGVPHLDASSGRVSVLLTSGNR; encoded by the coding sequence ATGTCGAGAGCGTTGATGATCCTGGTGATCGCGGCTGCGTCCTGCGTCCGGGCCCATTCGGCCTGCGAGGTTTCCGTCACCGCGGTTGCGCCGTTCGGTGAGTTCGGCAGCATCTCCGGCACGGTGAGCGGCGTCGTCCCCGGCGACTACCGAATCGCGCCGCTGGTATTCTTCCCCGGCAGCGGCTGGTATTCGAAGCCGTACTATGACAACAGGCGCGTCGTGTCCATAAACCCGGACGGCACATGGACGGCCAATGTGTTCTGGGTCGGCATGGACCGGCAGGCCACTATGGTCGAAGCATATCTGATACCCGCTTCCTCTTTCCCGGCATGCTACCCCAGCTATGTGGAGGCCGCAGAGTGCGTGCCGGCCCAGTTGAAGAACGCGGCCGCGGCTTGCGCCCGAGCCGTCAGGCCCTCGCAGCCGCGCTTCACTTGGTCCGGATTCGACTGGATCGTCAAGGCGAACGAAGCGGTCGAGGTCGGCCCCGGACCGAACTTCTTCTCATCGAATCCCGCAAACGTGTGGGTGGACGAACAAGACAGGCTGCACCTTCGAATAACTTACAGAGACGGCAGTTGGTACTGCTCCGAGATCGCGCTGGACTCGAGGCCCGGGTACGGCACGTATCGTTTCTGTTTCGACAGCGCGGTGCATGCGCTCGATCCGAACGTGATCTTCGGCCTGTTTCCATGGTCCGATTCCTGCTCAGATCCCGATCACCGCGAGATGGATTTCGAGTTCTCCCGATGGGGAGACCCTGCCGGCCTGAACGCCCAGTTCGTCATCCAACCGTACGACGCGCCGGGCAACACGGAACGGTTCAGCATGCCGTCCTGCGCGGAGTCCGTGCATACGATGGAATGGACGCCCGGCCGGGTGAAGTTCAAGTCGGAATGCGGAGACTGCTCGGACGCCTCCGGACGCACTCTCGTGCATGAGTGGGAGGTCGCCGACGCCGCCAGGGTTCCCGACAGCCTGGATGAGCGTCTGCGCATCAACCTCTGGCTTCGGAAAGGGCTGCCCCCGACGAACGGGCAGGAGTCGGAAGTGGTGCTGAAGAGCTTCCAGTTCGTGCCGGCGGAGACGGGCAAGCCCGTCGTCGGGGCCACCAACCGCGCCGCCGCCGACCCGCTGATCGCGACCGCGAGTGACGACTTTATCTTCAGGCTGTGGGGCCACGTGCAGTCGGCGGACTGTGAGTACCTCACGATAAGCGACGGCTCAAGGGCCGAATCCGGAGGACCGCTCTCGGTCAGGGTGCTGGAGCCGTTCCACTGCCTGAAGCCGGGCGACTACGTGCTGGCACAGGGCGTGTTGAGCCTGCTCCCGGGAGGCGTACCGCATCTCGACGCATCCTCGGGGAGAGTGAGTGTGCTTCTCACCTCGGGAAACAGGTAA
- a CDS encoding carbohydrate ABC transporter permease — translation MAVTVVRRTRDPRIRLYNNLKIAFSYLVLIALSCVFLIPFFWMLSTSLTEASKIIVKDRSWIPHPAVWKNYADALTVLPFHLFLKNTLIITFACIVGQVLSASLVAFGFSRMRFPGRDGLFILVLSTMMLPAQVTQIPTFILFTHLQWIDTLKPLIVPAFFGGGAFFIFLLRQFFMTLPSELEDAAKMDGCSPLGIYWNVAIPLSKPALATVAVFSFMAHWNDFMGPLIYIQSMENKTLALGLASFKSLHGTEYHLMMAASIAVLLPVLMIFFSAQKYFVKGIVMSGIKG, via the coding sequence ACAACCTGAAGATCGCGTTCAGCTATCTCGTGCTGATCGCGCTCTCATGCGTCTTCCTGATCCCATTCTTCTGGATGCTCTCGACCTCGCTCACCGAGGCGAGCAAGATCATCGTGAAGGACCGGTCCTGGATTCCGCATCCCGCCGTCTGGAAGAACTACGCCGACGCGCTCACCGTCCTGCCGTTCCACCTGTTCCTCAAGAACACGCTCATCATCACGTTCGCTTGCATCGTCGGGCAGGTGCTCAGCGCGTCGCTCGTCGCGTTCGGCTTCTCCCGGATGCGGTTCCCCGGGCGGGACGGGCTCTTCATCCTCGTGCTCTCGACGATGATGCTCCCGGCCCAGGTCACGCAGATCCCGACGTTCATCCTGTTCACGCACCTGCAGTGGATAGACACGCTCAAGCCTCTGATCGTGCCGGCGTTCTTCGGCGGCGGCGCGTTCTTCATCTTCCTGCTTCGGCAGTTCTTCATGACGTTGCCGTCGGAACTGGAGGACGCCGCGAAGATGGACGGGTGCAGCCCGCTCGGGATATACTGGAACGTGGCGATACCGCTGTCGAAGCCCGCGCTGGCTACCGTGGCGGTGTTCAGCTTCATGGCCCACTGGAACGACTTCATGGGCCCGCTGATCTACATACAGTCAATGGAGAACAAGACCCTGGCCCTTGGCCTCGCATCGTTCAAGAGCCTTCACGGTACGGAGTACCACCTGATGATGGCCGCCTCGATCGCGGTCCTCCTGCCCGTGCTGATGATCTTCTTCTCGGCGCAGAAGTACTTCGTGAAGGGCATCGTGATGTCGGGCATCAAGGGCTAG